A region of the Desulfobacter postgatei 2ac9 genome:
CATCTCATATTCCCCTGCTTTTATCCGGGTTGTTGCCTTTTTTATCCGGGCATAAAGTTTAAACGCAATGAGGTTTGAGATTAAATCCTGGTCTTTAAGGTTTTGGGCTATGGTAGGTAAGTGCTCGCCGGGAGATATCGTAAAGGTGACTGGTTGGTAAGGAGTGATACCCACAGAGGTTTTAATAAAAGAAACCATCCAAAGAATTAAACTGCCCGCTGTTAGAGCAATGCACAGAAAGATCATAGCGAAAATAAAGGCAGGCTTTTTTATTGCTTTACATGGTTTGTCCGGTTTTTTGTCAGGGGGTTGTTCCTGTTCCGGAGGGAAGATTATTTCTTGGGAATTATTCAAATCAGTGATTTATACGTGTTGAAATTAAAACGGGTCTGCCGGTAAATCGGTCAGACCCGTATGTTTTAATTATTTCCTTGTAGCTTACTTATTTGGCAATAGGAAACTCGGTATCGGGATTGTAGCAGATCCGACAGCAGTTCAGACAGCGATTAGCCTCGGCAAGCGCCTGCTCTTCGGGCAGAACCAGATCAACTTCAATCATTGAATCCAGCCTTTGGCTAACCGGGATTTCCGGCATTTTTGCCCGTTTGCTGGGAGTTATGCCATCAACTTTTTTGAAAATAGATTCAGGGATTCTTTTTCCCAGTAAGGAATTTTCGACCGGTTCAACCGGTTTCCCTTTCAGGAACAGGTCGATGGCGCGGGCGGCACGCCTTCCGCCGCCAATGGCAGTAACAACAAGGGAAGGTCCGGTTGCCGAATCACCCCCGGTGAAAATATATGGGATTGAAGTTTGCAAGGTTTCAGGATTGTTGTCAATGGTATTCCAGCGGGTCAATTCCAAATCTTTTATTTTCGGAGTTGGATCAGTATCCTTAAAAGAGGGATCCGGTGCCTGACTGATGGCAGAGATGACCATATCAACGTCCAGTACCGTTTCAGATCCTTCAACCGGTACAGGCCGTCTTCTACCGGATTTATCCGGTTCACCCAGTTCCATCTTCAGGTATTCAAGGCCTTTAACCTTGCCGTTTTCATCTCCAATGACCCGTGTGGGGGCTGCAAGGAATACAAAATCAATCCCTTCCTCTTCGGCTGCATGAATTTCCACTGCATTGGCAGGCATTTCCTTCCGGGTTCTTCTGTAAACAATGTACACTTTTTCAAGCCCCAGCCGCTTCAGTGTTCTGACGCAGTCAATGGCGCTGTTCCCACCACCGACGATAGCAGCGGTTTTTCCTATCTTCATTTCCTGACCGCTGGAAAATCTCGAAAGCCATTCAATTCCCTTATAACATCCGTCAAGATCTTCCCCTTCAATGCCAAGGGCATAATCCTTCCAGGCACCAATTCCCATGAATATGGCGTTGTATCCGGAGGCTACCAAAGAGCTTAGTCCAAAGTCTACTCCGAATTTAACTTGGGTAAAGGCCTTTATTCCTAAATCGAGAATTCCCTGGATTTCCCAATCCAGAACCTTTTTAGGAAGTCTGTATTCTGGGATGCCGTATCTGATAATACCGCCAAGTTTTGGCATAGCGTCAAAGATATCGACCTGATGACCGAGGCGCCTTAAAAAATATGCACAGGAAAGTCCGGCAGGCCCGCCGCCAATTACAGCGACCTTTTTACCGGTATCAGGGGCACAAGTAATGGGAATCCGGGAACCGGAATTCATTTCATAGTCAGCCACAAAGCGTTTGAGCTGGTTAATGGAAACCGGTTCATCCTCAATACCCCTTCTGCACATATCTTCACAGGGATGAGGACATACCCTTCCGCAGGAAAGGAGAAGGGGGTTTCTCATGCGTATGGTCTGAACCGCCTCGGCATATTTTCCGGCTTTTATTTCACTGATATATTTCGGAATATTGATTTCAGCAGGGCAGGTCTGGGAACACGGTGCCAGAGCTCCTTGTTCCTGGTTGAATTCCATTAGTTTTTCGCTCAGGGTCTTGACTTGAATAATATTTTTGGGGCAGGCCTTCTGGCAGGCACCGCAACCAACGCATTTGGCGTCATCAACCACAGGATATCCGTTTGGTCCCATGTAAAGCGCACCAAACTGACAGGCCTTGATACAGTCTCCAAGACCGATGCAGCCAACCGTACAAACTCTGTGTCCGCCAAATATGGCAGCCATGGCTTTGCATGATGAAACACCCATATAGTGGTATTTATCAGCGGCCCGATTGCCGCCCTCACACATATTGTAGGATAACCGAGCTTCGGCCGCGCCCGCATCAACGCCCATAATTCGGGAAACCGCTTCAACGCCTTCCTTTGAATTGACAATACAAAGGGTCGGGGGTTCTTTACCAGATACGATTGCTGCTGCAGCTGCAGAACAGCCCGCGTACCCGCAACCGCCACAGTTGGCACCTGCAAGATTGTTTTCTACCTGTGCGATTCTGGGATCTTCATACACATAAAAGATTTTTGAAGAAAGACTGAGCACGATGCCGCATGTTGCGCCAATGCCCAGCATTAGCAGTATAGCTGGAATCATACAATCACCTTACATTATATTATTTTTGTGTTAAACTAAACCATGCCCCTGAAAACGGTAAAGATCAATGCGATCAGACCCGCAGTCACAAGACCGATTGAGGTATCCTGTAAAGCTTTAGGCACCCGGGCAAGGATGATTCTTTCCCTGACGCCTGCGAACAGAACCAGGGCAAGACCAAAACCTACGGCATAGGCAAAGGAGGATACCAGAGCCTCAATAAAGGTGTACTCTTCCTTGATGTTAATCAGACACACACCCATAACCGCGCAGTTGGTTGTAATCAATGGAAGAAAGATACCCAGGCCTGCATACAGTCCAGGGATACTCTTTTTTAAGAACATTTCCACGAATTGAACCAAGGAGGCTATGACCAGAATAAAAGAGAGTGTGCGCAGAAATTCAACATTCAGCGCTTTAAGCAGGTACATGTCTAAAATCCAGGTTATCATGCCTGCCATGACTAGAACAAATACAACAGCCATTCCCATGCCCATGGCCGTCTCCATTTTCTTGGAGGTGCCTAGAAAAGGGCAGTTACCTAAGAATTGGGCAAGGAGAATATTGTTGATGAAAATACAGCTAATTGCTAGAATAAATAAATCACCCATGTTATAAATCTCCTTACCTTATTTTTGCCCGATGAGGTTCATCAGGCAGAGCATTAGGCCCAGGCCGATAAATGCACCCGGAGCTTCAACCATGAATTGAAAGGGAATATAGCCATGACCTATTGTAAAGATGGGAGAACCACCCCATACTGTCAGCGTGCCGGCTCCAATGAGCTCACGTACAGCCCCGAGTGCTGCCAGGGACATAGTAAAACCAATACCCATGCCCAAGCCGTCAGCCGCAGACGGAATGACTGTATTTTTACCGGCAAAGGCTTCTGCCCGGCCCAGTACAATACAGTTTACAACAATCAAGGGTATGAAAATACCGAGTTTCAGGAACAGTTCATAGGTATACGCCTGCATCATAAATTCCACAATGGTAACAAAGGTGGCGATGATAACGATATAGCAGGCAATTCTGACCTTCGAGGGGATTATATTCCTAAGCATGGAGACTAAAATATTTGAGAAGACCAGAACAAAGGTGGTGGCTATACCCATGCCTATACCATTTTCTACGGTCTTGGTTACGGCAAGCGTGGGGCAAAGCCCAAGAACCAGCCGGAACGGGGGAATTTCCGCCCACAGACCTTTTGTAAATTCTTTTACCAGGGATTGTGCCATAATTATCTCTCCTGAACGACCTTAGTTAGCGATCTGTTTAACGATTTCAGGTTTCAGTTTCTTGTATAGTGCCTGGGCTGCTATTGCGGCCTGGCTAACACCGACTGACGTGACTGTTGCACCGGACATGCCATCAATGCTTCCGCCGCCGTTCTTAAGTCCAAAATTGGCGGACATGGACATACCGGCAAACTGGGAGACAAAGGACAAGTCCTCTTTTGCCCTGGAACCGATGCCGGGGGTTTCCGAGTGGGTTGTAACGCGTACCGCGATGATTTCATCGGTTTCAAGGTTGATACCGACCATCAGGCCGACAGGCCCACCAAATCCGGTACCTTTGGCTTCAAATGCAACGGCTTTCTGTCCGTCGCCAAGAATACCCGGGAATACCTGAAGTGTGGTATCATCAACAGTTACGTCAACACGTTCCTGGATTGGATTATTGGTGATATCCGTGAAAATTTCTTTGATGGCGGGTGCTTTCTGGAATTTTAAGACCTGCTCTTCAATCTGGGGCTTGGTTGTTTTTTCAACAGCTGCCAGAAGGCCGCCGGATACTGCCGTGAGAACGGTCAGTACCACAATCATACTTAGCATCTCACGCATTGGGCACCCCCTTTCCAAGGGCTTTGGGTTTTATTACATCAATCAGCGGATTGATAAGGTTTATCAACAGGATGGACAGGATCGTGCCGTCCGGATAAATACCTATATTGCGGACCAGAATGATCATGAACCCACCTAAAAATCCGTAAATCAGCATGGGAATGAGATGAACCGGGGAGGATGAATTTTCAACAGCCAGGAAGAAGGCGCCTATAAGGGTATATCCTGCGAACAAGTGAAATATCGGCGGGGCATATGTATCCGGATGAAGCAGATAGAAAATCGTTGCGGTAATCAGAATGCCTGCGATGAACGAAACAACAATTTCCCATCTGGCATAACCCCTTAACATCAGATAAATTCCGCCGATAATGATGCCAAGTCCGAAAGTGGAGCCAATACCGCCAACTTCCTTGCCCATGAGCAGATCGTAGTTGGAGAATGAGGCCAGAGCGGATGTGCCCTGGGATTTCAGCGCTGCCAAAGGTGCAAGGGCGGTGAAATCAAACTGATATGATACATAAGCTGTGTCGAAGTCTAAGAGGGCGGGCCAAGACATCATGAGAATGGCAATACCCACCAGCGTCGGATGGAAAGGATTACCGCCGGTACCGCCGAATGCATATTTACCTAAGACGACCGCAACAAATGTCCCGGTGATTACAACCCACCACGGCATTGTGGCTGGAACCATCATGCCCAATAGCAGGCCGATGACCGCAGATTCCATATTGCCTATGGCAATTTTTTGCTTGGATATGACTGACATGATCACTTCCCAGAGCATGGCTGATGAAGTGGCAAGTGTCAACACCCCAAGGGCAGGCGCACCAAAATTGAGAACACCGAAAAGTGCGGCCGGTAAAAGAGCGATAATAAAATTCAGATTCTGTTGAAACAGGCTGTCTCCGGTATGCCAGAACGGGGCATGGGAAACGATCAATTTAGTGTTTGTCATTGGCTTTCTCCCATCTTCAAGCATTTTCACGAAGGGTCAACAGTTGATGCTTGCCCAAGCGGATATACTGATATAAAGGAATTCTGGCCCTGCATACATAGCCGCAAAGCCCGCACTCTATACAGGATTCCAGATCAAACCTGTCTGCAGCCTCTTCATAAAGGTTTGCTTCAAGATACCGTACCAGCAGGTTCACGGGTACATTGGCCGGGCAGATGCGGACACACTCGCCGCAATTGACACAGGCATTGTCCGAAAGTTCGGGGATAACATTTCTGTCCTGTACAATGATGGTATCCATATCCGGAACCACGGGATGATGAACCGTATACGTGGCAAATCCGCGCATGGGTCCTCCGATGATGATCCGGTCCCGTTCATTGATCTGAACATTAAAACAGGAAAATATTTTACTGATGGGTGTGCCTATGGTTGCCTTGACCCGGTATTTTTTTCCGCCTTTGTCGATCAGGGTGACGATTTTGTCAAACACAGGGTGCCCGGTTTCGTAAGTCCGGGCAAGGGAAACCAGAGCTTCTGGGCTGACAAAATAGACACCAGCATCTTCAGGGATCGCACCCGGTGAAAGTTCTTTACCCAAATGATCTTTCATCACCATGGCGGGCAGAGTGGACGGGTATGTATCTGATGTTCTGAGTACATTAAAACCATCAAGGTCCATCTGTGCTGAAAGATTTTCAGGTACTGTAATGCAGAGCCGGTCGGCACGGGTCATCGCTTTCAGAATCTTGGCTCCGGCGACCATCAGTCCCGCATATGCCGTACAGACGAATTGACAGGTGTCACACAATATATCTGTGTCTGCACCTGTCACAACAATGGTCCGGATATCATAGTTTGGGTTCGTCAGGGTTGAAACAGGCAATGCTCCGGGAATCTGTCCAAGATAATCGGCTGCAAACTCAAGGGTTTCTTCCAGATTTGTCTGGGCCCATTGATCATCGCCTTTGATTGCTGGATCGGGCTTGATCAATATATAGGTTGCCTTGTTGCCGAAGTCATCGGAGTAGGAATCAAATCCCTTGATCGTACCTGCAACAGGAGACAGTACATAAGGTGTACTATCTTCGTAAAGCTTTAATTTCTGCCCTTTTTTGACAACGTCTCCCGGGCCGATCAAAGCCTTTTTTGCGCTGTCGATTTCTTCGGACAAAAGAAGGGTAAGACTGCCAGGCACTGCAAGTTCCTCGGCGGATTGCAGGGACGTATCAAGCATATCATACGTCAACCTGGGTTTGGATAGAGCGAAAAAAGATCGTTTAATCATAATTAGTCCTTAAGTGTTGTAAAAATCTTAAGCCAAGCCTAATTTTGTTCAGATGAATATCCGTCGTTGATATTCGTCATCCTGAAAAAAATTATTGTGCGTGACATGCATTACATTCTACCGGACCCGCACCATAATCTTCATGGCACCCCTTGCACTGGGCGTGGAATGCGTCAGCCCTGGACGGCATGCTTTCATCACCTGTTTCCCCATGGCACTCACTGCAGTTGTAGGTCTCGTCATCTTCAATGTTGTGGTGGCAGTCCAGACAATCTAAAGAATAGTTATCTGTGTGCATGAGGTGTGTGAATAAAACTTTGCCGGCTTTGTTCTGAAACATCAGTCTGACTGGATTTTTCGGAACAGGAGGGCAAAAGGACGCGTAACAGACAATCCCTGTGACCAAAAGAACGATCATGATCCATACAGCTATTTTCAGGTCTCGTTGTGATGTCATAACTTTTCTCTCAATTTTTTAGGGGTTAGAGTTTAACGACGAACCCACAACTGGAAGCGTATATAGTATATTGATTTTAGATTTACAAGGAAAAAGTGGCGGAAATTTATTTATTACAAAAGGTGTATTTTTTAGGAGCGGATCGGATTTTTCTTTCTAACCAGAAACGGTTTATATTTGTCTTTTTTTGACATGCCTGCTTGCTTTTTTCTGATGATGAGAAAAGCGACTGCAAACAGTAAAAAACCAAACCCCATGGATAGTGCAGAACTACTCATTTCCAAGACAGGGGCAAGGGCATCCCCGATAAGTGCACCAATGATGAGCAGGATGATTGGGAATACATAAAGAAAGAAACTTAAAAAAAGCATGGGGGCTGAATGAATGCCCACAATCACGTGATCTCCTTCTTCCACGCCAAGGGTGTTTGGAAGGATAATGGTCATTTCTTCGGAAGGGTGATGGCTGACGCCGCAGGAGTCTTTTGACGCACAGCTTTCGCAGGCTGCTGAACGGGTGGTTTTAATCCAGGCTGTTTCGGGTGTGGCGTGGGTGACAATGCCGTCTTCGGTAATCATGATGTACTCTTATGTAATAGGGTTAGTGGTGACAAATTAAAGCTGTTAGGGAACTCAGGTAGTGTTGTATTCATGTCTGCCAGGCTCGCTGCTTTATTATGATAAGGTCAGCCAAAAATATCAATCCGGCTGCCCTGTGGGCCCTGAAGCGGTTGGGCCTGATAGGTTTGCTGAGCAAACAACTGTTCTTCGTTTTGTTTAACCGGCTCTTCTGTGTTTTCAGCCTGCAGTTCTAACGCTTGTTGTGTGATGTTGACCTGAAAGGCTTCCTGAGTGGTCTGGGTGCTTTCCGTATTTGTTTTAACATCTTGTTTTTCCTTAAGATTGTTCTGGATATCAGCCGTGTCTGCCGTTAGTGTATTGGCTGTATAGGCGTTCATTCCCTGAATACTTTTAATATCCATTGGCGTCCTTTCTTTGCTTTGTTTTTTTATTCAAGTTAACAATAATCTTAGGGGTAGAGGATGTCAAATTTTTTTATTAAAATTGCTTGACAAAGAAATTTGGTTGGTATATAACGCACAAGTCTTGATTGAGAGACGCTGCTCCCCAGTAGCTCAGTTGGCAGAGCGAGTGGCTGTTAACCACTAAGTCCGCGGTTCAAGTCCGTGCTGGGGAGCCAACCCAAAAGATGATTATCCCGACAATCTAAAGTTGTCGGGATTTTTGTTTTTGTGCCTCCCATATTCAAATATTCAAAAAAACAATTGACATCTCAGATTTTGTTTTTTAAATTATTAAAAATAAGCCATAAATAACTTATGTTTCTTATCGGAGATTTGTTTGATGAATACAGGGAAGTGGTTTTTAAATATTTGGGAAATTGAACGTAATTTTAAATGTCCCGTGATTGGAGCCATGTTGTCTGTGGACAAGCATAAAGATATTCTTAAGAAATGCGGATGGGATGTCAGCGGTCTCAAGCCCTATGAATACCACTCTTATCTTATGGGATCCATGGGAGATGAAAATGCGGTGTCCGTCAAGACAAACAACTATATCCGGCATCAGGCCGGAAAATATATGAAGCAGATTGCAGCCCTTTACAAAAAAAAAGATGCAAAGGGCGTAAGATCCTTATGGTATGACTATTCGGCCCGGGGTATCATCGGGCCGGTAATGTATGCCATTGTTTCCCATAGGGATACGAATGTTAAGTTGCTTCAGGATATCCATGGTGAAGTTCATATGATTTCCCATGCCAATATGACTGAAATTTTTAGTATCCGGCGCAAGCTGGAAACTGTTGATCAGATCCTGGATCGAGAAAAGAACAAAAGTTATGAAAAAGGCAAAAAAATTCGGGACCTGGTCAGTCAGTTAAAGCAGGCAAGTGAAGAAAAGAGTTTTCTTGCAAGGGAAAACGTTTGGCTCAAAAAGAAACTTGAGGCACTTGAACACCAAATCGTTTTGCATGAGCCGTCAGGCCCTGAATTGAATCGCGATATTGAGCGTCTTGAACAGGAATTGATCAGCCAAAGGGATGAGACGCTTCGGGCGGAACGGGAGAAAAAACAACTTGAGATTCAATTATTCAGTACCAGAAATGAGAACTCAATACTCAAGAAAGAGTTTGCACAGCTCTCTTCGGTCTTTGCCCCCGGGACGGATAATTTACACACCTGCCGAAAATCTGGAAATTGTCCCGTAACAGGAGACTGCCCCGGCGAGGATTGTCCAAGGCGACGCCTGTGCGCCAGACGGATCTTTATGATAGGTGGAATTACGAAAATGAAATCCTACTACCGGCAGATTGTTGAAAAGGCCGGGGGAGAATTTGACTATCATGACGGTTATCTTAAAAATAGCAGTGAGGATCTTGCTGCTAAAGTCAGACGATGTGATGTTGTTGTATGCCCAGTAAGCTGCAACAGTCATAATGCCTGTTTAAAGGTCAAGAATTTGTGTACACGGTACAATAAAGAGTTGAAAATTTTAAATAGCGCAAGCCTTTCAGCCGTTACTAAAGCGTTGATTGTTCCCGATGATACCGTAAATATCAATTAGTGTTTGACAGGGCGCAATAAACAGCATATCTCGGCCTTTAGCAGTGGGCATATTTGCAAAACAAATGATATCTTGACATTTTTTCAATTAGGGAAATTATATGTTATTTTTGTCCTGCACAAAAGGCGCGTCCCATACTGAATGAAGAGCGATCCATGCAGATTCTGAACCCTTCCCGGTGGTATCTTCACCCGGTGTTTATTTTTGCCTGTTCCATTTTTGCCCTTGCCACATTTCTGGTCCTGACGGTCAGCCTTTACATGGAGATCCGTTCTGCCCTCGAGATTGTGATGCTCAAGTTCAACATTGAGCCCCAGGCTATTTTCCCTTCCAAAACAGGGATGACAATACTTGTCTTAAGCCTTTTGATTTTCGTGGTTCTGGCCGGCATTTTTTTAGCGTTTATATATTATCAGAAAACCGTGAACCTGTTCCGGCTCCAGCACAATTTTATCTATAATTTCACCCATGAACTGAAAACGCCTGTCACTTCTCTCCGACTTTATCTTGAAACCTTTATCCGCCACCCCCTGGATCCCGAAGATGTAAAAAAATACAGTGCGGATATGCTCAAGGATATTGACCGGCTTACGGAAAACATAGACAGGATCCTTAACCTGGCACGCATAGAGAGCCAGAATTTTGGATCAAAAGTGACTCGGGAAAACCTTGTGGTGTTTTTAAAGACGTTTTGCCGGAAAAATGCGTCTCTCTTCAGGGGTCTTGATGTAAGGATTAAAAATCCGTCAGGGGGCAGATTTGAATACCCTGTAAACGCCTTTTTATTGGATATTCTACTGACCAATATTTTTTCAAATGCCATCCGATACAATGAAAGCCGTACACCCTGTCTGACCATTTTGTTTAAAAGTTACTTGCAGAAAGTGACCATAGATTTTATTGATAATGGTATAGGTGTGAATAAAGAGGATGCAAAAAAAATTTTCCGAAAATTTTACCAGGGGGACAGGAACAATAACCAGACCAATACAGGGTCGGGTCTCGGGTTGTATCTTGTATCAAGTATTGCTGCAATTCATGGTTGGCGGGCCTCGGTTTCCAGTGAAGGTAAAGGAAAAGGCGCAAAATTTACCATTACCATCCCCCGGGCAAGCATTGCCAGCGTCAGAGATAAAGAGTTATGGAAACGGTTGAAAAAAAACGTGTTTTGATCATAGAGGATGAATCCCATATTGCCGAGGGGATTAAGCTGAACCTCACCCTCCAGGGATATGCGGCCAAAGTGGCTGTAGACGGGATTGAAGGCCTTGAAAAATGGCGTGCCTGGGACCCTGATCTTATTGTTCTGGACATTATGCTGCCCATGGTTGACGGGTTTTCCATTCTCCAGACCATCCGCCGGGAGGATGAAAAAATCCCTGTGCTGATTTTATCGGCCCGGGGGGACACCCGGGATAAGGTTCGGGGGTTGAAATACGGGGTGGATGATTACCTGTCTAAGCCCTTTGATCTTGAAGAATTTCTTTTGCGTGTGGAGCGTCTTGTCAAACGCAAGGAATGGTATGAACCGCCCGGAAAAGAGAGAAGAAAATCAGGCTGTCCTTTATTTGAAGGCACCGCCTATTCCTTTGGGACAAACCACATTGATTTTGTAACATCAACGGCCCGGTGTGCAGCCGGTGAAGTGGTCCTGACCGAGCAGGAGATCACCTTGCTGCGGATTTTTATTGCCCATCAGGGAAAACCCCTGTCCCGGAAAATGCTTCTAAAAGCCGGATGGGGATATGCCAGGGACACCTCCACCCGGACCGTGGACAACTTTATTGTCAGATTCAGAAAATATTTTGAATCCAAGCCCAAGTCCCCGGTCTATTTTAAAAGCCGCAGATCCGTAGGTTATATTTTTGAACCCGGGGAATAAAATCTTTAATCCTGTCCTGTCAGAAGGAACATAGGCATAAACCGGGGATCCAGGTCTTGTGTCCGGACATGGCCGTATTCCGACTCCAGTTCCTGCAAAAGTCTGTACAAAATGCCCTGGAGCGCTGTGGGCAGATCTGCTTCATGCATGCCGGATGCCTGCGCTGCCCATAATCCCAGATCCTTTGCCTGGGTATCGCCGATGGTCCCATCCGGATTAAAAAGCTGGGAAAAGAAATCTTTAAATTCAGAAATTTCAATGGGCGCAAGACTCAATGCTTTTGACCTGTTCAGCCCCAAACGGTCACGGACCCACAGAGTCAGGATCATGCTTTTGTATGTGAGTACCCCAAAGGTGAAGGTGGCAATGTCCACATCCAGGCGGTTGAGAAAATCATCCAAACTAATGATTTCATCCAGTTGCCGCCGGGT
Encoded here:
- a CDS encoding FAD-dependent oxidoreductase, whose translation is MIPAILLMLGIGATCGIVLSLSSKIFYVYEDPRIAQVENNLAGANCGGCGYAGCSAAAAAIVSGKEPPTLCIVNSKEGVEAVSRIMGVDAGAAEARLSYNMCEGGNRAADKYHYMGVSSCKAMAAIFGGHRVCTVGCIGLGDCIKACQFGALYMGPNGYPVVDDAKCVGCGACQKACPKNIIQVKTLSEKLMEFNQEQGALAPCSQTCPAEINIPKYISEIKAGKYAEAVQTIRMRNPLLLSCGRVCPHPCEDMCRRGIEDEPVSINQLKRFVADYEMNSGSRIPITCAPDTGKKVAVIGGGPAGLSCAYFLRRLGHQVDIFDAMPKLGGIIRYGIPEYRLPKKVLDWEIQGILDLGIKAFTQVKFGVDFGLSSLVASGYNAIFMGIGAWKDYALGIEGEDLDGCYKGIEWLSRFSSGQEMKIGKTAAIVGGGNSAIDCVRTLKRLGLEKVYIVYRRTRKEMPANAVEIHAAEEEGIDFVFLAAPTRVIGDENGKVKGLEYLKMELGEPDKSGRRRPVPVEGSETVLDVDMVISAISQAPDPSFKDTDPTPKIKDLELTRWNTIDNNPETLQTSIPYIFTGGDSATGPSLVVTAIGGGRRAARAIDLFLKGKPVEPVENSLLGKRIPESIFKKVDGITPSKRAKMPEIPVSQRLDSMIEVDLVLPEEQALAEANRCLNCCRICYNPDTEFPIAK
- a CDS encoding electron transport complex protein RnfA, whose product is MGDLFILAISCIFINNILLAQFLGNCPFLGTSKKMETAMGMGMAVVFVLVMAGMITWILDMYLLKALNVEFLRTLSFILVIASLVQFVEMFLKKSIPGLYAGLGIFLPLITTNCAVMGVCLINIKEEYTFIEALVSSFAYAVGFGLALVLFAGVRERIILARVPKALQDTSIGLVTAGLIALIFTVFRGMV
- the rsxE gene encoding electron transport complex subunit RsxE, with protein sequence MAQSLVKEFTKGLWAEIPPFRLVLGLCPTLAVTKTVENGIGMGIATTFVLVFSNILVSMLRNIIPSKVRIACYIVIIATFVTIVEFMMQAYTYELFLKLGIFIPLIVVNCIVLGRAEAFAGKNTVIPSAADGLGMGIGFTMSLAALGAVRELIGAGTLTVWGGSPIFTIGHGYIPFQFMVEAPGAFIGLGLMLCLMNLIGQK
- the rnfG gene encoding RnfABCDGE type electron transport complex subunit G, with the protein product MREMLSMIVVLTVLTAVSGGLLAAVEKTTKPQIEEQVLKFQKAPAIKEIFTDITNNPIQERVDVTVDDTTLQVFPGILGDGQKAVAFEAKGTGFGGPVGLMVGINLETDEIIAVRVTTHSETPGIGSRAKEDLSFVSQFAGMSMSANFGLKNGGGSIDGMSGATVTSVGVSQAAIAAQALYKKLKPEIVKQIAN
- a CDS encoding RnfABCDGE type electron transport complex subunit D codes for the protein MTNTKLIVSHAPFWHTGDSLFQQNLNFIIALLPAALFGVLNFGAPALGVLTLATSSAMLWEVIMSVISKQKIAIGNMESAVIGLLLGMMVPATMPWWVVITGTFVAVVLGKYAFGGTGGNPFHPTLVGIAILMMSWPALLDFDTAYVSYQFDFTALAPLAALKSQGTSALASFSNYDLLMGKEVGGIGSTFGLGIIIGGIYLMLRGYARWEIVVSFIAGILITATIFYLLHPDTYAPPIFHLFAGYTLIGAFFLAVENSSSPVHLIPMLIYGFLGGFMIILVRNIGIYPDGTILSILLINLINPLIDVIKPKALGKGVPNA
- a CDS encoding 4Fe-4S dicluster domain-containing protein → MIKRSFFALSKPRLTYDMLDTSLQSAEELAVPGSLTLLLSEEIDSAKKALIGPGDVVKKGQKLKLYEDSTPYVLSPVAGTIKGFDSYSDDFGNKATYILIKPDPAIKGDDQWAQTNLEETLEFAADYLGQIPGALPVSTLTNPNYDIRTIVVTGADTDILCDTCQFVCTAYAGLMVAGAKILKAMTRADRLCITVPENLSAQMDLDGFNVLRTSDTYPSTLPAMVMKDHLGKELSPGAIPEDAGVYFVSPEALVSLARTYETGHPVFDKIVTLIDKGGKKYRVKATIGTPISKIFSCFNVQINERDRIIIGGPMRGFATYTVHHPVVPDMDTIIVQDRNVIPELSDNACVNCGECVRICPANVPVNLLVRYLEANLYEEAADRFDLESCIECGLCGYVCRARIPLYQYIRLGKHQLLTLRENA
- a CDS encoding cytochrome c3 family protein; translation: MTSQRDLKIAVWIMIVLLVTGIVCYASFCPPVPKNPVRLMFQNKAGKVLFTHLMHTDNYSLDCLDCHHNIEDDETYNCSECHGETGDESMPSRADAFHAQCKGCHEDYGAGPVECNACHAQ
- a CDS encoding SoxR reducing system RseC family protein — translated: MITEDGIVTHATPETAWIKTTRSAACESCASKDSCGVSHHPSEEMTIILPNTLGVEEGDHVIVGIHSAPMLFLSFFLYVFPIILLIIGALIGDALAPVLEMSSSALSMGFGFLLFAVAFLIIRKKQAGMSKKDKYKPFLVRKKNPIRS
- a CDS encoding DUF2325 domain-containing protein, whose product is MNTGKWFLNIWEIERNFKCPVIGAMLSVDKHKDILKKCGWDVSGLKPYEYHSYLMGSMGDENAVSVKTNNYIRHQAGKYMKQIAALYKKKDAKGVRSLWYDYSARGIIGPVMYAIVSHRDTNVKLLQDIHGEVHMISHANMTEIFSIRRKLETVDQILDREKNKSYEKGKKIRDLVSQLKQASEEKSFLARENVWLKKKLEALEHQIVLHEPSGPELNRDIERLEQELISQRDETLRAEREKKQLEIQLFSTRNENSILKKEFAQLSSVFAPGTDNLHTCRKSGNCPVTGDCPGEDCPRRRLCARRIFMIGGITKMKSYYRQIVEKAGGEFDYHDGYLKNSSEDLAAKVRRCDVVVCPVSCNSHNACLKVKNLCTRYNKELKILNSASLSAVTKALIVPDDTVNIN
- a CDS encoding sensor histidine kinase, with amino-acid sequence MQILNPSRWYLHPVFIFACSIFALATFLVLTVSLYMEIRSALEIVMLKFNIEPQAIFPSKTGMTILVLSLLIFVVLAGIFLAFIYYQKTVNLFRLQHNFIYNFTHELKTPVTSLRLYLETFIRHPLDPEDVKKYSADMLKDIDRLTENIDRILNLARIESQNFGSKVTRENLVVFLKTFCRKNASLFRGLDVRIKNPSGGRFEYPVNAFLLDILLTNIFSNAIRYNESRTPCLTILFKSYLQKVTIDFIDNGIGVNKEDAKKIFRKFYQGDRNNNQTNTGSGLGLYLVSSIAAIHGWRASVSSEGKGKGAKFTITIPRASIASVRDKELWKRLKKNVF
- a CDS encoding response regulator transcription factor translates to METVEKKRVLIIEDESHIAEGIKLNLTLQGYAAKVAVDGIEGLEKWRAWDPDLIVLDIMLPMVDGFSILQTIRREDEKIPVLILSARGDTRDKVRGLKYGVDDYLSKPFDLEEFLLRVERLVKRKEWYEPPGKERRKSGCPLFEGTAYSFGTNHIDFVTSTARCAAGEVVLTEQEITLLRIFIAHQGKPLSRKMLLKAGWGYARDTSTRTVDNFIVRFRKYFESKPKSPVYFKSRRSVGYIFEPGE